In one Amaranthus tricolor cultivar Red isolate AtriRed21 chromosome 8, ASM2621246v1, whole genome shotgun sequence genomic region, the following are encoded:
- the LOC130821470 gene encoding uncharacterized protein LOC130821470 — MRSHIDQKRPIRGMEDDVIWRQSGNPCYPMKSITESMYEGSTSSLPRPITSFVWQKFIPPRAQLYVWLTNLGKLSTGDFLLEKGIIEPHRALCPFCNLHTESKSHVIFTCDFSWRSWMHMLEWWGLSGTLHNQGIFFTMQWMGLVNHKKRIKLWGLILGCLIWSLWFERNRIKFENASPNINNFVHLTKIRIGIWAKEIGGFSAWSAEDISVSTNVCIAHPYAVSGWPVSSVPTSYGFFPFPGGFLCRMSRCG, encoded by the exons ATGAGAAGCCACATTGATCAGAAAAGGCCGATTAGGGGAATGGAAGATGATGTTATATGGAGACAATCAGGCAACCCGTGCTATCCTATGAAGTCTATCACAGAATCAATGTATGAAGGGTCTACATCCTCGTTACCCAGACCTATAACAAGCTTTGTATGGCAGAAATTCATACCACCGAGAGCACAATTATATGTTTGGTTGACCAACCTTGGTAAGCTTAGTACTGGTGATTTTCTACTAGAAAAAGGTATCATTGAGCCCCATCGCGCCCTATGCCCCTTCTGCAATCTACATACAGAATCAAAGTCTCACGTGATATTTACATGCGATTTCTCTTGGCGCTCTTGGATGCATATGTTGGAATGGTGGGGCCTCTCAGGTACGCTGCATAATCAGGGTATATTCTTTACCATGCAATGGATGGGCCTAGTGAACCACAAAAAACGGATAAAATTATGGGGGCTTATCCTAGGCTGCCTCATTTGGTCGCTGTGGTTCGAAAGGAATagaattaagtttgaaaatgctTCACcgaatataaataattttgttCACTTGACAAAGATCAGGATTGGAATATGGGCTAAAGAAATAGGAGGTTTCTCTGCATGGTCGGCTGAAGATATTTC AGTTTCTACAAACGTGTGCATAGCCCATCCCTATGCTGTTTCTGGGTGGCCTGTTTCTTCGGTCCCCACTtcctatggctttttcccctTCCCTGGGGGGTTTTTATGCCGGATGTCGCGGTGTGGCTGA